One genomic window of Eptesicus fuscus isolate TK198812 chromosome 6, DD_ASM_mEF_20220401, whole genome shotgun sequence includes the following:
- the SH2D3A gene encoding SH2 domain-containing protein 3A isoform X1: MQVPQNGEDFASQPWYHGLLSRQKAEALLQQDGDFLVRASRTCGDHPVISCRWQGSALHFEVLRVALRPRPGRPTALFQLEDERFPSLPALIRSYVNGQRPLTQATGAVASRPVMRQGPIQRSFSEDTLLDSLSRIELLRARKWSDSQPAGLEHVGWSREGHSEPGASTGPTLALSCMGSDPELLRTPAPLGSIADSLSASDGQLHAKAPNKPPRTSSLVLPDASEQPPTYCELVLRVPSAQGTPPGHQCPEPEAPWWEAQEEEEEKCFARPQADISFCHPGKSSGLLDPQNRPLEPKVLHTLRGLFLEHHPGSTALHLLLADCQAAGLLGVTKAQRDAMGVASGLELLTLPHGQRLRSELLERHEVLVLAGALAVLGCTGPLEERTAALRGLVELALALRPGAAGDLPGLAAVMGVLLMPQVSRLEQTWRQLRRSHTEAAVAFEQELKPLMRALDEGAGPCDPGEVALPHVAPAVRLLEGEELPGPLDESCEQLLRTLQGARQMAQDAPKFRKAAAQRLQGFRPNPDLQEALTTNFLRRLLWGSRGEGAPRDSRLEKFQQVLSVLSLRLEPDC, translated from the exons ATGCAGGTGCCACAGAATGGAGAGGACTTTGCCAGCCAACCCTGGTACCACGGCCTCCTGTCCCGCCAG AAGGCAGAGGCTCTTCTTCAGCAAgatggtgacttcttggttcgtGCGTCTAGGACCTGTGGGGATCACCCTGTGATCTCCTGCCGCTGGCAGGGCTCTGCCCTGCACTTTGAGGTGCTTCGTGTGGCCTTGCGTCCCCGGCCAGGCCGGCCCACAGCCCTCTTTCAGCTGGAGGATGAGCGTTTCCCAAGCCTGCCTGCCCTGATTCGCAGCTATGTGAATGGGCAGCGTCCACTGACCCAGGCTACAGGGGCTGTGGCCTCCAGGCCGGTGATGCGGCAAGGGCCTATCCAACGCAGCTTCAGTGAGGACACCCTCCTAGACAGCCTGTCTCGGATAGAGCTACTCAG GGCTAGGAAGTGGAGTGACAGTCAGCCTGCAGGTTTGGAACATGTGGGGTGGTCAAGAGAAGGCCACTCTGAACCAG GAGCCTCCACTGGGCCCACACTTGCCCTGTCTTGCATGGGTAGTGACCCTGAGTTGCTGAGGACCCCGGCTCCCCTGGGATCCATCGCTGACAGCCTCAGTGCCTCAGATGGGCAGCTTCATGCCAAGGCGCCCAACAAGCCACCTCGAACGTCCTCACTGGTGCTGCCTGATGCCTCTGAACAGCCCCCAACTTACTGTGAGCTGGTGCTCCGGGTGCCCAGCGCCCAgggaacaccccctggccaccaGTGCCCAGAGCCAGAAGCCCCATGGtgggaggcccaggaggaggaggaggagaaatgttTTGCAAGACCACAGGCAGACATCTCTTTCTGCCACCCCGGCAAATCCTCTGGCCTTCTGGACCCCCAGAATCGGCCCCTGGAGCCCAAAGTCCTGCATACTCTCCGTGGCCTGTTCCTGGAGCACCATCCTGGGAGCACTGCCCTCCACCTGCTGTTGGCAGACTGCCAG GCTGCCGGCCTGCTGGGAGTGACCAAGGCTCAGCGGGATGCCATGGGGGTTGCCTCCGGCCTGGAGCTGCTCACACTTCCCCATGGCCAGCGCTTGAGGTCAGAGCTGCTGGAAAG GCACGAGGTGCTGGTGCTGGCCGGTGCGCTGGCGGTGCTGGGCTGCACGGGGCCGCTGGAGGAGCGCACAGCCGCCCTGAGGGGCCTGGTGGAACTGGCGCTGGCGCTACGGCCTGGGGCGGCGGGGGACCTGCCCGGACTGGCCGCTGTCATGGGCGTCCTGCTCATGCCCCAG GTGTCCCGGCTGGAACAAACGTGGCGCCAGCTCCGAAGGAGCCACACCGAGGCCGCAGTGGCCTTCGAGCAGGAGCTGAAGCCGCTGATGCGGGCGCTGGATGAGGGCGCTG GACCCTGCGACCCTGGCGAGGTGGCGCTGCCTCACGTGGCCCCCGCGGTGCGCCTGCTGGAAGGCGAGGAACTGCCTGGGCCGCTAGACGAGAGTTGTGAGCAGTTGCTGCGCACCCTGCAGGGGGCGCGTCAGATGGCCCAGGACGCACCCAAGTTTCGCAAGGCCGCCGCCCAGCGCCTGCAAG GATTCCGGCCGAATCCCGACCTGCAGGAGGCCCTGACCACTAACTTCCTGCGGAGGCTGCTCTGGGGGAGCCGGGGTGAGGGGGCTCCGAGGGACAGTCGTCTGGAGAAGTTCCAGCAGGTGCTCAGTGTCCTGTCACTGCGCCTGGAGCCTGACTGCTGA
- the SH2D3A gene encoding SH2 domain-containing protein 3A isoform X2 yields the protein MERTLPANPGTTASCPARARKWSDSQPAGLEHVGWSREGHSEPGASTGPTLALSCMGSDPELLRTPAPLGSIADSLSASDGQLHAKAPNKPPRTSSLVLPDASEQPPTYCELVLRVPSAQGTPPGHQCPEPEAPWWEAQEEEEEKCFARPQADISFCHPGKSSGLLDPQNRPLEPKVLHTLRGLFLEHHPGSTALHLLLADCQAAGLLGVTKAQRDAMGVASGLELLTLPHGQRLRSELLERHEVLVLAGALAVLGCTGPLEERTAALRGLVELALALRPGAAGDLPGLAAVMGVLLMPQVSRLEQTWRQLRRSHTEAAVAFEQELKPLMRALDEGAGPCDPGEVALPHVAPAVRLLEGEELPGPLDESCEQLLRTLQGARQMAQDAPKFRKAAAQRLQGFRPNPDLQEALTTNFLRRLLWGSRGEGAPRDSRLEKFQQVLSVLSLRLEPDC from the exons ATGGAGAGGACTTTGCCAGCCAACCCTGGTACCACGGCCTCCTGTCCCGCCAG GGCTAGGAAGTGGAGTGACAGTCAGCCTGCAGGTTTGGAACATGTGGGGTGGTCAAGAGAAGGCCACTCTGAACCAG GAGCCTCCACTGGGCCCACACTTGCCCTGTCTTGCATGGGTAGTGACCCTGAGTTGCTGAGGACCCCGGCTCCCCTGGGATCCATCGCTGACAGCCTCAGTGCCTCAGATGGGCAGCTTCATGCCAAGGCGCCCAACAAGCCACCTCGAACGTCCTCACTGGTGCTGCCTGATGCCTCTGAACAGCCCCCAACTTACTGTGAGCTGGTGCTCCGGGTGCCCAGCGCCCAgggaacaccccctggccaccaGTGCCCAGAGCCAGAAGCCCCATGGtgggaggcccaggaggaggaggaggagaaatgttTTGCAAGACCACAGGCAGACATCTCTTTCTGCCACCCCGGCAAATCCTCTGGCCTTCTGGACCCCCAGAATCGGCCCCTGGAGCCCAAAGTCCTGCATACTCTCCGTGGCCTGTTCCTGGAGCACCATCCTGGGAGCACTGCCCTCCACCTGCTGTTGGCAGACTGCCAG GCTGCCGGCCTGCTGGGAGTGACCAAGGCTCAGCGGGATGCCATGGGGGTTGCCTCCGGCCTGGAGCTGCTCACACTTCCCCATGGCCAGCGCTTGAGGTCAGAGCTGCTGGAAAG GCACGAGGTGCTGGTGCTGGCCGGTGCGCTGGCGGTGCTGGGCTGCACGGGGCCGCTGGAGGAGCGCACAGCCGCCCTGAGGGGCCTGGTGGAACTGGCGCTGGCGCTACGGCCTGGGGCGGCGGGGGACCTGCCCGGACTGGCCGCTGTCATGGGCGTCCTGCTCATGCCCCAG GTGTCCCGGCTGGAACAAACGTGGCGCCAGCTCCGAAGGAGCCACACCGAGGCCGCAGTGGCCTTCGAGCAGGAGCTGAAGCCGCTGATGCGGGCGCTGGATGAGGGCGCTG GACCCTGCGACCCTGGCGAGGTGGCGCTGCCTCACGTGGCCCCCGCGGTGCGCCTGCTGGAAGGCGAGGAACTGCCTGGGCCGCTAGACGAGAGTTGTGAGCAGTTGCTGCGCACCCTGCAGGGGGCGCGTCAGATGGCCCAGGACGCACCCAAGTTTCGCAAGGCCGCCGCCCAGCGCCTGCAAG GATTCCGGCCGAATCCCGACCTGCAGGAGGCCCTGACCACTAACTTCCTGCGGAGGCTGCTCTGGGGGAGCCGGGGTGAGGGGGCTCCGAGGGACAGTCGTCTGGAGAAGTTCCAGCAGGTGCTCAGTGTCCTGTCACTGCGCCTGGAGCCTGACTGCTGA